From the genome of Hydrogenobacter hydrogenophilus:
GGTAAGCAGACTTGCCTTTGCTTTCTATGTGATAGGTATAAATGTGGCTTCCGCGCACCACCTCCTGGTTGACCCAGGACCTAGTCCTGCTTGGAAAGTATTCAACACCAGCTACATCATGTATATAGCTGTCCTTGCGTCCATGATACACGCTTTTGCAGTGCCTTCTGCTGTAGAATCTGCGCAGAGGAGGAGAGGCTTTACTAAAGGTCTTTTTGACTGGCTCAAGAACGCACCTTGGGGAAACCCTGCTTTTTCCGCCGTCTTCCTGTCTATTATTATCTTTGGTTTTATTGGAGGTGTGACTGGTGTAGTCAATGGCATGGAACAGACCAACATCATAGTCCACAACACCCTTTCCATACCGGGGCACTTTAAGGGTACTGTAGTAGGTGGTACAACGCTTGCTTTTATGGGAGCTACTTACTACCTCATACCTTTGATCTTCAGGAAGAGGATAGCCTTCTTTGGACTTGCAAAGATACAGCCTTGGGTGTTTGGGCTTGGCATAGCGGTACTTGCAGTTTCCATGTACATACTCGGAGCTTTTGGCGTTCCCAGAAGGCACTACGACATTACCTTTTCCGGAGGTCCATTTACATACACCTTTAACCCTGCAACGGACTTCTTCTGGGTTCTTTTTGCTATAGGTGGTATAACCGCAGTAATAGGGGCACTTATGTGGATACTCATAGTGGTGTTTTCCGTCTTTTTCGGTCAGCCAGTGAGAGGTCCGCAGGATATGCAACTCCAGATAGCCTCTCCTCCACCACCTGCCAAGGAGCACCATGGCTTTGAAGCTCCAGGAACCCTTACCCTTACCTTGCTCTTTATGGGTGTATTTATTGTCTTCCTACTTCTGAATTGGGGATGGCTTTCCGCCATGTGGGAGGTAAAGTGATGCACTTCTTTTACCTTTCTCTTTCCCTCTTTTCCCTTGTGCTCTCTGGCTTTTTTGGACTTCTCATAGCGCTCACAAAAGCTCCTGCTTTTTATTTACTTAAGTCCCCTCAACTTTTCTACCACTTTCTTGTGGGGCATGTGACCTTTTCTATAACCGTTTGGCTCATGACCTTTACCTTAGCCTACTGGCAGTACAAAGAAGGCAGGAGGGGAAAGGTACCGCCTCTAACCACCCTGATGGGCATGTTTTTCCTTTCCCTTTCCTGCCTTTTACCCTATGGAGAGCCTTATTTGAACAACTACATACCAGTGATAAACAACCCCGTATTCTTTTCAGGTCTTACCCTTTTCTTTCTGGGCTTTCTGTGGGAAGCTCTGCTTAGGGCAAACACCCTTAGGGACATAACTTCCTCCCAAAACATCCGCCAGCTTTATTCCATTTCCATTATCTTAGGGTTTCTTACTATCCTTTCTCTGCTTCCATCTTTGCTTACCGCACACGCAGAAGGTGGTGTTAAACTGTACTTTGAAAGACTTTTCTGGGTTTCGGGACACATTCAACAGTTCCTTTACGCTTCTTTAATGCTGGCGGTCTGGCATGAGCTTAGCGGAAAGAGACTATCCTCTTCACTCCTGACAGCATCAAACCTGCTTCTTTTTACCTTTTCTCTTATTATGCTGGTTGGATTTTTTAGAGATGTGCTTTCATACGAGATGAGGTTTTTATCCGCAGTTTCCTTCGGAGTTGGTATAGGCGTTCCCGTGCTCGTCCACACCTACTGTGTACTCAGACATCTGAGTCTGAACATGAGCGTAGCTACTTTATCTTTGGTTTCCTCTATTAGCGTCTATTATGCAGGAGAGCTTGTTGCTTACGGTGGTATGCAGAGCGACCTTAGAATACCTGCCCACTATCATGGTGTGGTATCTGCGGTAAGTATAGCCTTTATGGGATTTGCTTACTACATGCTTAAAGAAAGGCTCGGGCGTGTGGATTGGGAAAGGATCGCAAAGCTTCAACCCCTTGTTCTTGCTCTGGGTATAAATCTCATAGTGTTGGGCTTTTACATAGCGGGAAGCTTAGGAGCACCCAGAAAGACCTACGGTTTTGAGTACGCAAGAGAAGAAAAGATACTGAGCGCTCTTAACCTATTGGGAATAGGTGGCTTCCTTACCGCCGTTGGTGGGCTCTTTTTCGTACTTTATACCATCAAGAGCCTTATAAAGATTTACAAACATGATAGCGCTCGTTAGTCTGCTTATCTTCCTTAATCTCTGCGCCTTTGCAGAACTTTTGCCTGATGAGAAAAAAACAGTTGGGACATATGTACCAAACATACTTCTTGAGACGCACAGTGGTCAGAAGGTAAAGTTAAAAGAGTTAGCAGACGGCAAGCCTCTGATAATAAACCCCATATATACCAGATGCACCTCCGCATGTCCCCTTATGACGGAGGGATTGAAAAGAGCAATAAGCAATCTGAAGGAAAGTGTAAAGGTCATCTCTCTAACCTTTGATCCAAGAGACACCATTTACGACCTTCAAAGGTTTCACAGCGTACACAAACTGCCGGAGAATTGGGTAGTGGCAAGAAGTGAGCAATCGGAAAAGCTCCTAAGAGCCATAGACTTCCCATACAGGTACGACAAAAGTTTAGGTGAGTTTGACCATCCTAACCTTTATGTAGTCTTGACACCTTCTGGAAAGATCTCAAGGTACATATACGGTGTGAATCCCAAGATCAGAGACTTACAGCTGAGCATACTTGAAGCAAAGAAGGAAGAAGCAAGATTGTCTCCGCTGGAGGGTTTCCTTCTGAGATGTTTCAGGTACGACCCGAGCAGAGGCACTTACGACATAGATTGGTTTTTCATCTTTGATGTGTTGGGAGGACTTCTAACCTTCATCGTAGTTCCCATCCTCGTATGGGGTAGGAATTTATATGAGTTTATACTCAAAAAATCTTGACATCTTGTAAGTGATTACTTATATTTATTTAACTATGATATGTATCGGTGATAAATCTCATAAAGGAGGACAAACATGGTGAAGAGAGCCATCGTAGGCAGTGTGGTTATGGGCCTTGCCCTTTTTGTAGGTTCAAAGGCTCAGCAGAAAGAGGAGCTTCCACCACCTCCACCACTTACCAAGCAAGAGATGGAGAGAGCTAAGGAGATCTACTTTGACAGATGTGCAGGATGCCACGGAGCTTTGAGAAAGGGAGCAACAGGACCAGCGCTAACACCTGACAGAACGAGGAAGTTAGGTACAGAAAATCTCAAGACCTTTATTACCTACGGCACACCAGGCGGTATGCCCGACTGGGGAAGGCAGGGTATACTAACTCCCGAAGAAGTGGACCTCATGGCAAGATTTATCCAGCATGAGCCTCCACCTCCTCCTGAGCTACCCTTAGGTGAGATGAAAAAGTCCTGGAAGGTTTATGTGCCACCTGAAAAGAGACCGAAAAAGCCAGAGCACAACAGGAACTGGCAGAACTTTATGGCTGTGATCCTAAGGGACATAGGGAAAGTGGCGATCATTGACGGAGACACAAAAGAGCTGGTAAGCATAGTTGATACTGGTTATGCGGTTCATATAGCGAGGTATTCCGCATCGGGTAGATACCTTTACACCATAGGAAGGGACGGAAAAGTGGTACTTATAGACCTTTGGATGAAAAAGCCTGACAAGGTTGCGGAGGTAAAGGTATGCTATGACGGAAGGTCCCTTGACACATCCAAGTATAAAGGACCCAAGGGAGACTTTCTTGA
Proteins encoded in this window:
- a CDS encoding cytochrome c oxidase subunit I, coding for MFRTCDITGLKVDLRAERLIQLNAVMAVVSLLIGVIAALLLVLTRWQVVHLLPVEWYYRVLTLHGLNALIFWIIFFEVAGLYFGSTVVLNSRIASPKFGWLSLLLMVMGFLLVNFTILTGKADVLMTSYAPLQAHPIYYLGIILFAVGALIAVFLFFANLLIARKERTYGESLPLFTFGLVAAAIIATLTLASGAIIYIPTLLWSLGIIKSIDAGVYKLVWWGLGHSSQQINVTAMIAVWYLGAFLTVGGTSINEKVSRLAFAFYVIGINVASAHHLLVDPGPSPAWKVFNTSYIMYIAVLASMIHAFAVPSAVESAQRRRGFTKGLFDWLKNAPWGNPAFSAVFLSIIIFGFIGGVTGVVNGMEQTNIIVHNTLSIPGHFKGTVVGGTTLAFMGATYYLIPLIFRKRIAFFGLAKIQPWVFGLGIAVLAVSMYILGAFGVPRRHYDITFSGGPFTYTFNPATDFFWVLFAIGGITAVIGALMWILIVVFSVFFGQPVRGPQDMQLQIASPPPPAKEHHGFEAPGTLTLTLLFMGVFIVFLLLNWGWLSAMWEVK
- a CDS encoding cbb3-type cytochrome c oxidase subunit I, which produces MHFFYLSLSLFSLVLSGFFGLLIALTKAPAFYLLKSPQLFYHFLVGHVTFSITVWLMTFTLAYWQYKEGRRGKVPPLTTLMGMFFLSLSCLLPYGEPYLNNYIPVINNPVFFSGLTLFFLGFLWEALLRANTLRDITSSQNIRQLYSISIILGFLTILSLLPSLLTAHAEGGVKLYFERLFWVSGHIQQFLYASLMLAVWHELSGKRLSSSLLTASNLLLFTFSLIMLVGFFRDVLSYEMRFLSAVSFGVGIGVPVLVHTYCVLRHLSLNMSVATLSLVSSISVYYAGELVAYGGMQSDLRIPAHYHGVVSAVSIAFMGFAYYMLKERLGRVDWERIAKLQPLVLALGINLIVLGFYIAGSLGAPRKTYGFEYAREEKILSALNLLGIGGFLTAVGGLFFVLYTIKSLIKIYKHDSAR
- a CDS encoding SCO family protein, with product MIALVSLLIFLNLCAFAELLPDEKKTVGTYVPNILLETHSGQKVKLKELADGKPLIINPIYTRCTSACPLMTEGLKRAISNLKESVKVISLTFDPRDTIYDLQRFHSVHKLPENWVVARSEQSEKLLRAIDFPYRYDKSLGEFDHPNLYVVLTPSGKISRYIYGVNPKIRDLQLSILEAKKEEARLSPLEGFLLRCFRYDPSRGTYDIDWFFIFDVLGGLLTFIVVPILVWGRNLYEFILKKS